In Pseudomonas fluorescens, the following are encoded in one genomic region:
- a CDS encoding HutD family protein: MNQLKVLRAKDYPRMPWKNGGGSTEEITRDAGTGLDGFGWRLSIADIGESGGFSTFAGYERVITVLQGDGMSLTVDGQDARPLLPLDPFAFSGESKVSCTLLGGPIRDFNLIYAPQRYSARVQWLSGEQRFFSSAGTVLVFSISEALEVKVGDNASQLGRHDCLQLDGNTGLLEVSSNGACCVIELTTR; the protein is encoded by the coding sequence ATGAATCAGTTGAAGGTTTTACGCGCCAAAGATTACCCGCGCATGCCGTGGAAAAACGGCGGCGGCAGCACCGAAGAAATCACCCGCGATGCCGGCACCGGCCTGGATGGCTTTGGCTGGCGCCTGTCGATTGCCGACATTGGCGAATCGGGTGGTTTTTCCACCTTCGCCGGTTACGAGCGAGTGATCACCGTTTTGCAGGGCGACGGTATGAGCCTGACGGTGGATGGCCAGGACGCGCGGCCACTGTTACCGCTGGACCCGTTTGCCTTCAGTGGTGAAAGCAAGGTTTCCTGCACATTGCTCGGCGGTCCGATTCGCGATTTCAACCTGATTTACGCGCCGCAGCGTTACTCTGCGCGAGTGCAGTGGTTGAGCGGTGAGCAGCGGTTCTTCAGCTCGGCGGGTACGGTGCTGGTATTCAGTATTAGTGAAGCGCTGGAAGTGAAGGTCGGTGACAACGCTTCGCAACTGGGTCGGCATGATTGCCTGCAACTGGACGGTAACACCGGGCTGCTGGAAGTCTCCAGCAATGGCGCCTGCTGCGTGATCGAACTGACAACGCGCTGA
- the hutU gene encoding urocanate hydratase, with product MTDIKPTKFRDVEIRAARGNKLTAKSWLTEAPLRMLMNNLDPEVAENPKELVVYGGIGRAARNWECYDKIVESLTNLNDDETLLVQSGKPVGVFKTHSNAPRVLIANSNLVPHWASWEHFNELDAKGLAMYGQMTAGSWIYIGSQGIVQGTYETFVEAGRQHYNDDLKGRWVLTAGLGGMGGAQPLAATLAGACSLNIECQQVSIDFRLKSRYVDEQATDLDDALARIAKYTKEGKAISIALLGNAAEILPELVKRGVRPDMVTDQTSAHDPLNGYLPAGWTWDQYRARAKTEPAAVIKAAKQSMAVHVKAMLDFQKMGVPTFDYGNNIRQMAQEEGVENAFDFPGFVPAYIRPLFCRGIGPFRWAALSGNAEDIYKTDAKVKELIPDDAHLHNWLDMARERISFQGLPARICWVGLGLRAKLGLAFNEMVRSGELSAPIVIGRDHLDSGSVSSPNRETESMQDGSDAVSDWPLLNALLNTASGATWVSLHHGGGVGMGFSQHSGMVIVCDGTDEAAERIARVLHNDPATGVMRHADAGYQIAIDCAKEQGLNLPMITGK from the coding sequence GTGACTGACATTAAACCTACTAAGTTTCGTGACGTTGAAATCCGTGCCGCACGCGGTAACAAGCTGACCGCCAAGAGCTGGCTGACCGAAGCGCCGCTGCGCATGCTGATGAACAACCTCGACCCGGAAGTCGCCGAGAACCCTAAAGAACTGGTGGTTTACGGTGGTATCGGTCGCGCTGCACGTAACTGGGAATGCTACGACAAGATCGTCGAAAGCCTGACCAACCTGAACGACGACGAGACCCTGCTGGTGCAATCCGGCAAGCCGGTCGGCGTGTTCAAGACCCACAGCAACGCCCCGCGCGTACTGATCGCCAACTCCAACCTGGTTCCACACTGGGCGAGCTGGGAACACTTCAACGAACTGGACGCCAAAGGCCTGGCCATGTACGGCCAGATGACCGCGGGCAGCTGGATCTACATCGGCAGCCAGGGCATCGTCCAGGGCACCTACGAAACCTTCGTCGAAGCCGGTCGCCAGCACTACAACGATGACCTGAAAGGTCGTTGGGTCCTGACTGCAGGCCTCGGTGGCATGGGCGGCGCCCAGCCTCTGGCCGCGACCTTGGCCGGCGCTTGCTCGCTGAACATCGAATGCCAGCAGGTCAGCATCGACTTCCGTTTGAAAAGCCGTTATGTCGACGAGCAAGCTACTGACCTCGACGACGCTCTGGCTCGCATCGCCAAATACACCAAAGAAGGCAAGGCGATTTCCATCGCGCTGCTGGGCAACGCGGCTGAAATCCTTCCAGAACTGGTCAAGCGCGGCGTGCGCCCGGACATGGTCACCGACCAGACCAGCGCCCACGACCCGCTCAACGGCTACCTGCCGGCCGGCTGGACCTGGGACCAGTACCGCGCTCGCGCCAAGACTGAACCAGCCGCTGTGATCAAGGCCGCCAAGCAATCGATGGCTGTGCATGTCAAAGCGATGTTGGACTTCCAGAAAATGGGCGTACCGACCTTCGACTACGGCAACAACATCCGTCAGATGGCGCAAGAAGAAGGCGTGGAAAACGCATTCGACTTCCCGGGCTTCGTACCAGCCTACATCCGTCCGCTGTTCTGCCGTGGTATCGGCCCGTTCCGTTGGGCTGCACTGTCGGGCAACGCTGAAGACATCTACAAGACCGACGCCAAGGTTAAAGAGCTGATCCCGGACGACGCCCACCTGCACAACTGGCTGGACATGGCCCGGGAGCGCATCAGCTTCCAGGGCCTGCCGGCACGTATCTGCTGGGTTGGCCTGGGTCTGCGCGCCAAGCTGGGCCTGGCGTTCAACGAAATGGTCCGTAGCGGCGAGTTGTCCGCGCCCATCGTGATCGGCCGCGACCACCTGGACTCCGGTTCGGTATCGAGCCCGAACCGCGAAACCGAATCGATGCAGGACGGTTCCGACGCTGTTTCCGACTGGCCACTGCTCAACGCCTTGCTCAACACCGCGAGCGGCGCGACCTGGGTGTCCCTGCACCACGGCGGCGGCGTCGGCATGGGCTTCTCCCAGCACTCGGGCATGGTGATTGTCTGCGACGGTACTGACGAAGCGGCCGAGCGTATCGCTCGCGTGCTGCACAACGACCCGGCCACTGGCGTTATGCGTCACGCCGATGCCGGTTACCAGATCGCCATCGACTGCGCCAAGGAACAAGGGCTGAACCTGCCGATGATTACCGGCAAGTAA